Within Amycolatopsis sp. FDAARGOS 1241, the genomic segment GGACGGCTCCTCGTCGTTTCGGCGGCGCTGCGCGAAACAGCCGGAGATCTGAACAAAACGGCGCGGCAGCAGGTCCGCCTGGTCACCACCGACGGCACCGTCCTGCACTCCCTCGGTACCGCGGTATCCGAGCAGGACACCGCGGCGCGGGATCTGCTCACCCGCGCCGCGAAGGCGGCCGCCGCGGGCCAGTCCGGTGTGCTCACCGGCGACGCCGGTGGTGAGCCCGCCCGGCCGACGGCCCCGGTCGTCACCTACGCGCCGGTGACCTCGGACGAGATAGGCGGGACCCTCGGCCTGTCCGTGGTGTCCCTCAGCCGGGTGCCGGTCGAGCCGGTGCCCGCCCGCTGGCCCGGCCTGATCCCGGCGGCGGCACTCCTCGGTTTGGCCTTGGCCGGTTTCCTGCTGCTGCGCCGCGCGATCGTCGCACCGGTCCGGCGCCTGCGCACCGACGCGCTCGCCGTTGCGTCGGGCGTGCTCGCCGGGCGCGTCCGGCAGTCGCGGATCCGCGAGGTCAACCGGGTGACCACCGCCGTCGAGCGCTGCCGGGCCAAGCTGCGGCGGCGGAAGCCGGCGGCGCGTGTGCGGCCGTTGCTCTCTGCGCAGTTCGTGATCGTCGCGGTCTCGCTCGCGTTGCTCGGGTGGTCGGGTGCCGTGGCGGCGACGCTCGGCCGGCAGCACGCCGAGGTTTCACCGGCGCTGCTCAGCGAGCACGGGGTTCGCGTCGCGCGTTCGGCTGACACCCTGCGCCGAAGCCTCGCCGAAGGCCTGACCGATCTGCGCTCGCTCGCCCGGCTGGCCGCGGGGAAGCAGCCGGATCAAGTGCGCGGCATGCTCGGTCAGCTGGCCGACAGCGAAAGCCGCTTCCGCAGCGTCTACGTCGCCGACGCGCAGGGCCGCGTGGTGCTCCAGGCCGGGCGCGAGTCGTTGCGCGAGCCCGGGAAACTGCCCGCCGGCGAAGGTCTGCGCCAGCACAACACCAGCGGCCGCGTCCCGGTCGTCTACGCGTTCACCCCGCTGCCCGGCTCGGCGAACACCCTCGTCGGCGAGTACGACGTGCCGCGCATGGCCGAGCTGCTCGGCTCCGCGGGCGGCCGCGTGCGCGTCGTCGACGAAGGGAAGCGCACCATCGCCGACACCCAGGGCTACCTGGCCTTCGCCCCGCTCACCGAGCCAGCTCTGGTCAAGAACGTGGACGCGGCGCAGTCCGGAAAGGACGCCCGCGAGACGACGTCCGCATCACTCGTCGCGGCACAGCAGCTCTCGGCGGGGGGCACCACCGCCTCGTTGAAGTGGGTTGTCGTCGCCGAACAGCCGATCGGTTCGCTCGGTCTCGCGGACAACACCGTCCGCGACGGCGCGCGCGTGGCGGCACTGCTAGTCGCCGTCGTCGCGCTGCTGCTGTTCGGCTGGCACCTGCTGATCGTCGTACGGCCGTTGCGCCGCGTCGGGGACGCCGCAGCCCGCATCGCCGCCGGCGACACCGGCGACGTCGTCTACCCGCAGCGCCACGACGAAATCGGCACCATCGCTTCGTGCGTCGAGATCTGCCGGCAAGCGCTGGCCGAAGGCGCGGATCGCCTGGGTGAGGTCCGCCGTCCGGCCGGCGCGGCGACGGACAAGACCGAACTGTTCCAGCGCGTCCGCCGCGAACCCGGCCCGCGGCGGGGCAAGGCGAGGGCCGCGCAGCCGGAACCGGCTCCGGCTCGCAAGCCGGCCCGGACCGACCACCGCGACCGGGGCGAATCGGGGCCGCCGCGCGACGAACGGCGTCGTGAGCCGACCGGACCGCAGCGGCGGCCGCCGGTGCGGCAGCAGCTCCCGGCAGCTCAGCCGCGCACGCAGAACCCGCCGTCGGCCCGCGCCCTGACCGCGGAGGAGCAGGCCCGCCGGGATTACCTGCGCTGGCTGGACGAAGCCGGAGTCTGACGTGCTGTTCCTGTACCTCGTGCTGCTGCTGGCGTCGGCGACCTTGCTGATCGCGGGAATCAACGAACAACGGCAGCACTACAAGCACCTGCACAGCATCCCGACGCGGGTGCTCGTGAACGGCATCCGCGGGAAGTCGTCGATCACCCGGCTGTGCGCGGGCGCCCTGAGGGGCGGCGGGCTCGTCACCACGGCGAAGACCACCGGCACCGCGGCGCGGTTCATCCACCCGGACGGGAGTGAGGAACCGGTCTACCGCAAGTTCGGCATCGCCAACGTCGTCGAGCAGATCGGCATCGTGCGCCGGGCCGCCGCGTACCGGCCGGACGCGCTGGTCATCGAATGCATGGCGGTGATGCCGGACCTGCAGGAGATCAACCAGAGCAAGCTGATCCGCTCGAACATCGGCGTGCTGTGCAACGTCCGCGAAGACCACCTCGCGGAGATGGGCCCGACGCTCGACGACGTCGCCCGCTCGCTGAGCCGCTCGATGCCGGTCGGCGGGATCTGCCTGACCGCGGAGCGCGACCGGCTCCACATCCTGGAGGAGGAGGCGGCGAAGCGGAACTGCGAACTCATCGCCGTCGACCCGGAGTCGGTCACCGACGAGGAGATGCGCGGCTTCAGCTGGATCACCTTCAAGGAGAACGTCGCGATCGCGCTGGCCGTGGCCGACCTCCTGAAGGTCAACCGCACCTCCGCCCTCGAGGGCATGTGGGCGGCGCCGCCGGATCCGGGTGTGCTGCAGGTGCACCAGTACCGGGCGGGGCGGCGGCTGCTTCGCTTCGCCAACGTGTTCGCCGCGAACGACCCGGAATCCACCATGATGAACATCGACCAGCTGCGCCGTCAGGGCGCGATCTCGGACCCGCTGCACGTGATCATCAACTGCCGCCCGGACCGCGTCGAACGCAACGGCCAGATGGGCGCGCTCGTGCCCCGCATCGCTCCGCGCCGCGTCGTGCTCATCGGTGAGCCCACACGCAGCGCCCGCGTCGCGATCCCCGCCGAGTGGCACGACCGCGTGGTCGACCTGGGCGGTGCACGCACCCCGCGGGACCTGCTGCGCGGCATCGTCAGGGGCACGGAGCCGGAGGCGTCGCTGGTCGCCATCGGCAACATCCACGGCCAGGGGGAATTGCTCCTGGATGAACTCGCGAAACTGGAACCCGTCGCCTGATGCTGACCACCTCCCTCGCCCCCGAGGTCGCCACCGTGGGGCTCGCCATCGGCCTGCTGTTCTCGCTGGTCTGCTACCTCACCACGAACCTCTCCCCCGGTGGCATGATCACGCCCGGCTGGATCGCGCTCACGATGGTGGAGG encodes:
- a CDS encoding HAMP domain-containing protein yields the protein MNSADRAARLRDQIPEAGFPRGAGVASATTFVLLVLVALFTAVYLSTAGPLALIHANDAAGAVSGEVAADQQRATTALAQSAATSASSVADDLQVAASSGVFDTADDAALLTRLGETYPDWRGTALYDPAKNKVLAAHGEPVPVETLRGVAVVKLTLRPVARPGGAPLVLTAFPLGGARAGRLLVVSAALRETAGDLNKTARQQVRLVTTDGTVLHSLGTAVSEQDTAARDLLTRAAKAAAAGQSGVLTGDAGGEPARPTAPVVTYAPVTSDEIGGTLGLSVVSLSRVPVEPVPARWPGLIPAAALLGLALAGFLLLRRAIVAPVRRLRTDALAVASGVLAGRVRQSRIREVNRVTTAVERCRAKLRRRKPAARVRPLLSAQFVIVAVSLALLGWSGAVAATLGRQHAEVSPALLSEHGVRVARSADTLRRSLAEGLTDLRSLARLAAGKQPDQVRGMLGQLADSESRFRSVYVADAQGRVVLQAGRESLREPGKLPAGEGLRQHNTSGRVPVVYAFTPLPGSANTLVGEYDVPRMAELLGSAGGRVRVVDEGKRTIADTQGYLAFAPLTEPALVKNVDAAQSGKDARETTSASLVAAQQLSAGGTTASLKWVVVAEQPIGSLGLADNTVRDGARVAALLVAVVALLLFGWHLLIVVRPLRRVGDAAARIAAGDTGDVVYPQRHDEIGTIASCVEICRQALAEGADRLGEVRRPAGAATDKTELFQRVRREPGPRRGKARAAQPEPAPARKPARTDHRDRGESGPPRDERRREPTGPQRRPPVRQQLPAAQPRTQNPPSARALTAEEQARRDYLRWLDEAGV
- the pgsB gene encoding poly-gamma-glutamate synthase PgsB → MLFLYLVLLLASATLLIAGINEQRQHYKHLHSIPTRVLVNGIRGKSSITRLCAGALRGGGLVTTAKTTGTAARFIHPDGSEEPVYRKFGIANVVEQIGIVRRAAAYRPDALVIECMAVMPDLQEINQSKLIRSNIGVLCNVREDHLAEMGPTLDDVARSLSRSMPVGGICLTAERDRLHILEEEAAKRNCELIAVDPESVTDEEMRGFSWITFKENVAIALAVADLLKVNRTSALEGMWAAPPDPGVLQVHQYRAGRRLLRFANVFAANDPESTMMNIDQLRRQGAISDPLHVIINCRPDRVERNGQMGALVPRIAPRRVVLIGEPTRSARVAIPAEWHDRVVDLGGARTPRDLLRGIVRGTEPEASLVAIGNIHGQGELLLDELAKLEPVA